The DNA region GATCGCACGTGCCATGGTCGAGGTCGAGCACGGGACAGGGCTCGTCGTTGGCGAACTCTTCGAAGAGAATGGCGGCTTCGTAGTCTTCGTTGAGGATGCCGGTGTGCAGGTCGCCGGGAAACCAGGGATCGAGGCGGGTCAGGGACTCTTGGACGCGGGCGTTGACGCGGGCGGCTTTGGCAGGGTCGGTTTGGGTGAGGGCTTCGAGGCCTTCGCGGAGCCGCGCAGCGTCTTCGTGGGCGATGGGGAAGACTCCGATGCAGCACTGGGAGCAGCCGGGTTTGCAGACGAGGTGGTGGCCACTGCGGAGTGTGGCAGAGGCGAGGGCTGCGTCTACGATTTGAATGAGGGGCTGCTGCATCGTGCCTTGGTGCCCATTACTTGCCTGTGGCGAAGTTCGGAACAGACGGCTCCAGATGTCTCAGGATAAACTCCCTTGCGAGATTTCCGATAGCGGTTGTGGCTAAGGTTACGCCGACGGTTTGAAAGGTGAGTCCCGCCCCTCTGCTCGACTCCGGATGATAGGTGTTCGCGATTGCACCTGCCGCCATATTTCCGAGGACACGGGAGTAGTTAAATTGCGACTTGCCATTGTCTCCGCGGGTGATCAGCGTGGAACTGATCGCATGCCAGGTTCGCGAGGGGATACTTCCCGAGCCCTGGTAGAAATATCGTGGATCCTGATGCAGCACGGAGGGCAGGATGGCGCTCCCGATGATTCGGCTGGAGACCGAGTCCGCAAGGGCTGCCCCATAGCGCTTTCCGTATCCTTCAATTCCGGGGCCATAGCCTGGATAGGTGTTGTTGTACTGCTCCGCACCCGCCACTCCTGCGAGGATGACGAACGTGGTGGGATCGCCCATGGTGCGGAACGCCAGCTTGTACTTCTGTTTGGCGGTCATCGGTTCGGCCTTCCAGATGTAGCTTGTATAAAAATTCTGAAAGACACCAAAGACGCGCTGCTTTTCCTGCTCCTGAATTTGCGCCTGAGCGACTTGCTCGGGCGACGCGAAGACGGTCGTCGAGGAGGTTGTGGCGATGTTCAGAGCGATTTTCGGGGCCTGGATCGTCTCGCCTGGTCGCACGAAAAACTCCGGAGAGGCAAAGTTCGCATGATCGGGCGCTGTGACGATGAGCCGAAACTTACCGGCAGGCACTGCGGTAAAAGAGAAAGTTCCGTCGCTGGCTGGGGTCGCCGTCCTGTCGCCCAGAATGCCGGGCGCGTCCAGGGTGACACTCGCTGCGGGGACGGGGTTGCCTTGCGCATCGAGAACGACGCCGGTGACCTGGGCCGTACCCTGCGCTTCGCCGGTTTGATTGGGGGCCGGAGCTGACTGGCTCGCCATGTCGGGAGCATCCGGCAAATTCTCGTTGCTTGCCAATGTCTGGCTTATTCCCCGATATGAGCAAACTGCCAGCAACAAAACCACAGCAGTACGATATCCAAAACTATTCATCTACCCTCTATTTCACAACATCGGCAATTAGAACTACCCACGCTTAAGTGAGATGCAATGCAATCCTGCCAAAAAGAGAGAGATTTGTAACAAAATCCCGGAAACCGCAGGCAACCATACGGCTGCAGGTAAGGTACGCCTGCCGGTCGCGGTGGTCACAAGTTGCGCGTCTGGATAGGGTGATTGCCCATCAATTACTGCAGAATCCTTCCCTTCGTGCGGGATGACAAGAAGGAGATGTGCTGTCCTATGGAATGATTCGCCGTTGGCGAAGTGTGGTGAAGAGGTCGAAGAAGCTGTCGTCGGTGGCCTGATAGTCGAGGAAGCCGAGTTTGCGGCTCTTGCTCATGTCGGTGACGACTTCGATGGGTCGACCGAGGTCGGCGTCCGTGTGCCATGGCGAGATGAGTTTGGAGAGATCAGGCTCAAGGAGATTGTTGGCTTGGGCGATCCTTCGCCAAAGGGGAGCGGCGTCGGCGAGCTGCTGCTCGAGTGGAGTGATCTCAGGACTGAAAGGGGCGGGCGAGATGCCAAACCATTCCGCGAGGCGAGACCACATCCAACTCCAGCGGAAGACGTCGCCATTGACGACGTTGAAGGCCTGATCGCGTCCGGCGGGGGTGGTACAGGCCCACAGGAGATGGCGGGCGAGGAGCCGGGCGTCGGTCATATCTGTGAGGCTGATCCACTGTGCGGCTGAACCGGGAAAGAGGAAGGGAAGGCCGGTTTCGCGGCAGATAGTGGCGTAGACCGCAAGGGTGACGCCCATGTTCATGGCATTGCCCAGGGCGTAGCCGATGATTGTGTGAGGACGGTGGATGCTCCAGGTGAAGTGGTCCCGCGCTGCCGCTGCGAAGACTTCATCTTCCTGTGCGTAATAGAAGTTCTCGATGTCGAGACGGCCCTGCTCCTCGCGGAAGGGCGTGGCAGGCAGCTTGCCTTTGCCGTAGGCCTCGAAGGGACCGAGGTAGTGCTTGAGGCCAGTGACCAAAGCGACGTGTTGGACTGACTTGGCGGGTGAGACGGCGTCGAGCAGGTTGCGCACCATGGAGGAGTTGACGCGGATATTTTCGGCCTCGGTGGATTGACGAAGCCAAGTAGTCAGAAAGACGTGGGTAGGCTGGAGGCCTGACAGCGCGGATTGGACGGAAGCAGCATCAAGGAGGTCGGCAGCGATGGGTTGTACCCCATCCAAATCAGAGGAGGGGTGGCGAGCGAGACCGAGCACCTGCCATCCTTTGGAGGTAAGATGCGTCGCCAGGTTGTTGCCGACGATTCCGGTGACTCCTGCGATGAGTGCGGTGGGTGGCATTTTTCCCTTCGAACAGACTCTTCCTATTGGATGAGAGGCGCCACGGTTTGATGCCTGGCCCGTTGAATTTCAAACGACGTGGGCGCGGAGCGGCAAACAAAATCGGAATATAGAGGCTAGTTGGAATCCCCCAGCACGCGGGCAAAGATAGCGTCTACGTTAGCTAGCTGGCGATTATAGTCGAAGGCGCGGGTTAGCTTTTCGGGGGAGAGGCGGGCGGTGATCTCGGGGACTTTGGCTACTTCGTCGCGGAAGATGAGGTCGTTCTTCCACGAGTTCATGGCATGGCCCTGGACGAGGCGGTAGGCGTCTTCGCGGCTCATGCCGGATTCGGTGAGGTCGAGTAGAAGTTGACCCGAGAAGATGAGGCCGCCGGTGGATTCGAGGTTCTTCAACATGCGCGCGGGGTACACGAGCAGCTTGTCGATGAGGTTCGTGGTCTTTGCAAGCAGGTAGTCGGCGAGGATGGTGGAATCGGGCAGAATGACGCGCTCGGCGGAGGAGTGAGATATGTCGCGCTCGTGCCAGAGGGCTACGTTTTCAAACGCCGTCTGCGCGTTGGAGCGGACGACGCGGGCGAGACCGCTGATCTGTTCGGAGACGATGGGGTTGCGCTTATGCGGCATCGCGCTTGAGCCCTTCTGCTTCTCGGAGAAGAACTCCTCGGCTTCGCGTACTTCAGTGCGCTGCAGGTGGCGAACCTCGGTGGCGATCTTGTCTAAAGAGCTTGCTAGAACCGCAAGGGTCGCAACATAGGCGGCGTGGAGGTCGCGCTGGACTACCTGAGTTGCGATGGCTACGGGCTTGAGGCCCAGGGCGGCGCAGATGGCCTCTTCGTGCTCGGGCTTGAGATGGCCGAAGGTGCCGACTGCTCCGGAGAGCTTGCCGACGCGGAGGTCTTCGGCGGCGGCGTCGAAGCGGGTGAGGTTGCGCTGGACTTCGGCGTACCAGAGGAGGAGCTTGAGCCCGAAGGTGGAGGGCTCGGCGTGGACGCCGTGAGTGCGGCCGATGATAGGCGTGTGCTGGAACTCAATGGCGCGGCGCTTGAGGACTTCGGCGAGCGCGACGATGCCGGTGCGGATGATGGCGGAGGCTTCCTTGAGCTGAAGCGCCTGCGCGGTGTCGACGACATCGGTGGAGGTGAGACCGTAGTGCAGCCAGCGGGAATGCTCGGGGTTGTTGATGTGCTCGGCAACGGTGGTGGTGAAGGCGATGACGTCGTGACGGACTTCGGCCTCGATCTCGTCGATGCGGGCTACGGTGAAGTTGCCCTTGTCGCGGATGGCGTCGGCGGCGGCCTGCGGAACGAGGCCGAACTTCGCGAGGGCCTGTGAGGCAGCGGCTTCGACGGTGAGCCAGCAGCGGTACTTGTTTTCGTCAGACCAGATTTTGCCCATCGCGGGGCGAGTGTAGCGGGCGATCATGATGTTCCTTATTCGAACTTTTTTGAGAAGATTACGAGTTGCTGACGCCGAAGAGCTCTGCCATCTCGGCATGGAGGAAGCCGCGGCCGGGGCGATAAGGCTGTATCCATTTGCCGTCGAGAACGAACTGCGGGATGGCGCGCTTGCCTACATTTTCGAGGACCTCGTCGGCGGCGCCGGGGGTCTCCTCGATGTCGATCTCGGTGAAGGGAATGTTGTGTTGGGCGAGGAAGCGCTTGGCCTCGCGGCAGTCGCGGCACCATGAGGCTGAGTAGACAGTCAATTCCATGGTTCTATTTTACCTTTTCCGCGCTGCGCGAGGCCTGTTTGCTGCGTATTGAGCTGCTTTACTGAGCTACTTACTGTTCGTGGTAGTTGCGAATGAGGCCGCCGTCGGTGAAGTAGGTGGAGCCGGTGACGTAGGCTCCATCCTCAGAGGCGAGGAAGAGAGCTACCGCAGATACGTCGTCGACTGTGCCCATGCGGCCCAGCGGAATGTTGGCGAGCAGAGCGTTGAGCTGCTCCTTGTTGTTGAGCAGGTTGGCGTTCATGGGTGTAATGACTGCGCCGGGAGCAATGTTGTTGACCGTGATGCCGAGGGGACCGAGTTCGACGGCTAGGTTGCGCATTAACATACGCATTCCACCTTTGGCAGCGCAGTAGCTGGCGAAGTGAGGGAAGACCATATCTTCGTGCACAGAGCTGACATTAATGACGCGGCCGGGCTGCTTGGCCTCGCGTAGGCGGCGGACAAAGGCCTGAGTGAGAAAGAAAGCACCCTTGAGATTGACGTTGAGAACGGCGTCGTAGTCCTTCTCGGTGACGTCCCAGAAGTCAGCACCGATCTCGATGCCAGCGTTGTTGACGAGGATGTCGCAACGGCCAAGCTGTTTGTAGGTCTCTTCGATGAGATTGTGCGTGTCGGCGGTCTTGGTGACGTCGCCCAGGACTGTGATGGCTTTTCCGCCAGCGGCTTCGGCCTTGGCCTTGGTCTCATTCGCGCCTTCTGGCTTGAGATCGTTGATGACTACTGTTGCTCCTTCGCTGGCGAAACGAATGGCGATGGCCTGCCCAATGCCTGAACCTGATCCACTGATGACGGCAACTTTGCCTGCGAGACGACCTGACATGATTTCTTTTCCTCTATTCTTCGTTATCTATTTCAATTTTGCGCTGGATTTTTTGCTTGCGGTTTTCTTCGCTACTTTTTTTGTAGCAGATTTGGCCGATGTATGCGGTTTCCGTGGCTTTTGTTTTTCGGCTTCAGCCTTTTGTTTTTCAATCAGGGCGGAGAGTTTTTCTTTTGCCTTCTCCAGTTCGGCGTGTCTCTCCTGCGAGAGATTCTTGCCGGCGCGGTTGATGTAGAAGTTCAGCATTCTCATTCCGGAGGCTGGGCCCTTGGGAGAGACTTCTTTCGATGCGAGGGCCTTGGCGATGGCAGTGGCGCTCTTGTTGAAGAGGCCTTCGTCGGGATGAGTTGAGTCGGTGTCTACCTTCGCCGACCACTTTTTCTTCGTTGTCATGGATGCCTTCCCGATTTGTAGGATGCGGGCTGCGGCCTTCTTTTGGCGACGCTGGCGAAAAAAGTTGGTGAGGAGGGTACCGCACTCTTCGGCGAGCAGGCCGGGGTGGACATTGACTCGGTGGTTGAGTTGCGGGTGGTTCATGACGGCGAGGACGCTGCCGCAGGCTCCGGCTTTGGGGTCGGCGGCGGCGTAGACGAGGCGGTTGATGCGGGCGTGGAGGATGGCTCCGGCGCACATCGCGCAGGGCTCAAGCGTGGCGTAGACGGTGCAGTCTTCAAGGCGGTAGTTGGCGAGATGACGGCCTGCTTCGCGGAGAGCGACGATCTCGGCGTGAGCTGTCGGATCGCTGTCCCGGAGGACGCGGTTCTGGCCTCGGCCTATGATTTTTCCGTTGTGAACGACGACCGCGCCTACGGGAACTTCGCCGGAGGCTTCAGCGGCGTGCGCCTCGGCGATGGCTTCGCGGAGGTGATCGAGATCGGTCATGTCTGCGGTCGAACCTGCGGTTTTGCTTCCGGGCCGAAGAAACGAGCTATCTGTTGGGCGAGTTTCAAGAGCGCTGGGCGACGTTGAGCAAGTTGTTCGTCGTTCAACATAAACTGCTTGACCCAGAGTTGTTCGAGAGAGGGGAGTGTCTGCTCTGCAGCGAACTTGCTCGTGGGAAAGCCGATCGTTGCTTCATAAAAATGCTTTGCTTCAGGATCGTACTCATCAAGCGGGCACTCATCAGCAATGAGACCTTCGATGTCTGCTGTCGCGAATAGCTCCTTCAAGGAATCCAGATCCGGAGGCGGGGGCCAGATGGCGGTCATGCAGGCTCCTGTTGAGAGAGGCAGTGGAGCGTGCCGAGGCCCCAGACGAGATCGACGGCGTGGATTCCTACGATGTTGCGGTCGGGGAAGCAGGAGGCGATGGTGTTGAGGGCGTGGCGGTCGTTGGGGTCGTTGAAGGTGGGGACGAGGACGAGATTGTTGGCGATGTAGAAGTTCGCGTAGCTGGCGGGGAGGCGCTGGCCTTCGAAGATGACTGGCGCGGGCATGGGGAGTTCGACGATCTCGAAGGGCTTGCCGCTCAGATTGCGGGCGGAGCGCAGGCGATCTCGATTCTCGGCGAGGGGGAGATGGTTTTCATCGTGGGTGTTGGGTTCGACGGCGGTGAGGATCGTGTTCTCGCCTACGAAGCGGGTGATGTCGTCGACGTGGCCGTGCGTGTCGTCTCCGGCGCAGCCGCGATGCAGCCAGATGGTCTTTTCGATGCCGAGGTAATCGTGAAAGGCCTGTTCGAGATGTTTGCGGGTATCCTCTTCGCTGCCGAGACCGGGATTGCGCTGCTGGATCTCGGAGAGCAGGCACTCTTCGGTGGTGAGCAGGATTCCTGCGCCGTTGGTGTCGATGCTGCCGCCTTCGAGGACGAGGCGGTGAGGCTTGCCGTTCGACACCGTCTCGGGCTTGAACTGGGGCATGTCGTAGTGTTTGGCTACGTGTTGGGGAATCTGGTCGTCGCGATGCCAGTTGTCGTATTTCGCCCAGGCATTGAATTTCCAGTCGGTGATGGCTAGTTCTCCCCTGGGGTTTTTTACAAAGATGGGGCCGGAGTCGCGGAGCCAGACGCGGTCGGTGGGCCAGTGGTGGAAGTGGAGTCGGGCCATGTTGGCTCCCGCGCGCTGGAGCAGACCGGTGGTCCGCCGCTCGGCGGGGAGGTCGTTGACGAGGATATGGACCTCCTCGACTCCAGAGAGGTAACGAACGATTTCGGCGTAGACCCAGGGGATGGGTTGGAATTTTCCTGGCCAGTCTTCGGCGTTATGCGGCCACGCGATCCAGGTGGCGGCGTGGGGAGCCCACTCTGCGGGCATGCGGTAGTTCTGTTCGGCTGGCTTCGTTGTGCTGGTGTCCAT from Edaphobacter paludis includes:
- a CDS encoding YkgJ family cysteine cluster protein; the encoded protein is MQQPLIQIVDAALASATLRSGHHLVCKPGCSQCCIGVFPIAHEDAARLREGLEALTQTDPAKAARVNARVQESLTRLDPWFPGDLHTGILNEDYEAAILFEEFANDEPCPVLDLDHGTCDLYEHRPILCRTFGPPMRTAEDNLATCELCYIHASTEEIAACELDPNIPAQEEASNEAYNTAHGLHGQTLIAYALRGA
- a CDS encoding SDR family oxidoreductase → MPPTALIAGVTGIVGNNLATHLTSKGWQVLGLARHPSSDLDGVQPIAADLLDAASVQSALSGLQPTHVFLTTWLRQSTEAENIRVNSSMVRNLLDAVSPAKSVQHVALVTGLKHYLGPFEAYGKGKLPATPFREEQGRLDIENFYYAQEDEVFAAAARDHFTWSIHRPHTIIGYALGNAMNMGVTLAVYATICRETGLPFLFPGSAAQWISLTDMTDARLLARHLLWACTTPAGRDQAFNVVNGDVFRWSWMWSRLAEWFGISPAPFSPEITPLEQQLADAAPLWRRIAQANNLLEPDLSKLISPWHTDADLGRPIEVVTDMSKSRKLGFLDYQATDDSFFDLFTTLRQRRIIP
- a CDS encoding glutaredoxin family protein, with the translated sequence MELTVYSASWCRDCREAKRFLAQHNIPFTEIDIEETPGAADEVLENVGKRAIPQFVLDGKWIQPYRPGRGFLHAEMAELFGVSNS
- a CDS encoding glucose 1-dehydrogenase — translated: MSGRLAGKVAVISGSGSGIGQAIAIRFASEGATVVINDLKPEGANETKAKAEAAGGKAITVLGDVTKTADTHNLIEETYKQLGRCDILVNNAGIEIGADFWDVTEKDYDAVLNVNLKGAFFLTQAFVRRLREAKQPGRVINVSSVHEDMVFPHFASYCAAKGGMRMLMRNLAVELGPLGITVNNIAPGAVITPMNANLLNNKEQLNALLANIPLGRMGTVDDVSAVALFLASEDGAYVTGSTYFTDGGLIRNYHEQ
- the purB gene encoding adenylosuccinate lyase, with the protein product MIARYTRPAMGKIWSDENKYRCWLTVEAAASQALAKFGLVPQAAADAIRDKGNFTVARIDEIEAEVRHDVIAFTTTVAEHINNPEHSRWLHYGLTSTDVVDTAQALQLKEASAIIRTGIVALAEVLKRRAIEFQHTPIIGRTHGVHAEPSTFGLKLLLWYAEVQRNLTRFDAAAEDLRVGKLSGAVGTFGHLKPEHEEAICAALGLKPVAIATQVVQRDLHAAYVATLAVLASSLDKIATEVRHLQRTEVREAEEFFSEKQKGSSAMPHKRNPIVSEQISGLARVVRSNAQTAFENVALWHERDISHSSAERVILPDSTILADYLLAKTTNLIDKLLVYPARMLKNLESTGGLIFSGQLLLDLTESGMSREDAYRLVQGHAMNSWKNDLIFRDEVAKVPEITARLSPEKLTRAFDYNRQLANVDAIFARVLGDSN
- a CDS encoding carboxypeptidase-like regulatory domain-containing protein, with protein sequence MASQSAPAPNQTGEAQGTAQVTGVVLDAQGNPVPAASVTLDAPGILGDRTATPASDGTFSFTAVPAGKFRLIVTAPDHANFASPEFFVRPGETIQAPKIALNIATTSSTTVFASPEQVAQAQIQEQEKQRVFGVFQNFYTSYIWKAEPMTAKQKYKLAFRTMGDPTTFVILAGVAGAEQYNNTYPGYGPGIEGYGKRYGAALADSVSSRIIGSAILPSVLHQDPRYFYQGSGSIPSRTWHAISSTLITRGDNGKSQFNYSRVLGNMAAGAIANTYHPESSRGAGLTFQTVGVTLATTAIGNLAREFILRHLEPSVPNFATGK
- a CDS encoding DUF3175 domain-containing protein codes for the protein MTTKKKWSAKVDTDSTHPDEGLFNKSATAIAKALASKEVSPKGPASGMRMLNFYINRAGKNLSQERHAELEKAKEKLSALIEKQKAEAEKQKPRKPHTSAKSATKKVAKKTASKKSSAKLK
- a CDS encoding agmatine deiminase family protein; translation: MTMDTSTTKPAEQNYRMPAEWAPHAATWIAWPHNAEDWPGKFQPIPWVYAEIVRYLSGVEEVHILVNDLPAERRTTGLLQRAGANMARLHFHHWPTDRVWLRDSGPIFVKNPRGELAITDWKFNAWAKYDNWHRDDQIPQHVAKHYDMPQFKPETVSNGKPHRLVLEGGSIDTNGAGILLTTEECLLSEIQQRNPGLGSEEDTRKHLEQAFHDYLGIEKTIWLHRGCAGDDTHGHVDDITRFVGENTILTAVEPNTHDENHLPLAENRDRLRSARNLSGKPFEIVELPMPAPVIFEGQRLPASYANFYIANNLVLVPTFNDPNDRHALNTIASCFPDRNIVGIHAVDLVWGLGTLHCLSQQEPA